Proteins encoded in a region of the Methanobrevibacter millerae genome:
- the pth2 gene encoding aminoacyl-tRNA hydrolase has translation MKQVMVVRTDLKMGKGKIAAQCCHGSIGAYKRTSPEKIKKWENEAYAKVVCKVGSLDELLEIKKQIAQRNISYYLVVDAGRTQIPTSSVTVLGIGPDEDEIIDEVTGDLKLL, from the coding sequence ATGAAACAGGTAATGGTCGTTAGAACAGATTTAAAAATGGGTAAAGGTAAGATTGCAGCCCAATGTTGTCATGGATCTATTGGGGCTTATAAAAGAACCTCTCCTGAAAAAATTAAAAAATGGGAAAATGAGGCTTATGCTAAAGTTGTTTGTAAAGTGGGCTCTTTAGATGAATTATTGGAAATTAAAAAGCAGATTGCTCAAAGAAATATTTCATATTATCTTGTAGTTGATGCTGGAAGGACTCAAATACCTACATCATCCGTTACGGTTTTGGGAATCGGCCCTGATGAGGATGAAATTATTGATGAAGTGACCGGTGATTTAAAACTTTTATAA
- a CDS encoding delta 1-pyrroline-5-carboxylate synthetase produces MKQVVKIGGSLFPENAIELAKKLKNTNSLIILGGGEFANLIRKYDSNLTFSSEVTHYTAIDCMDIIAKLVNDKVESARLVYSIDEAQKVSDKNLTPIFVVSDFLKKEDPFECSWDVTSDSIAAYISHLLNANLLIVTNVNGIYTREPSEEGSKFIDKIDAKKLLTFEESSIDLMLPSLLIEFGTNCYVVNGMYPERVLSLIDDNINDYNFDYTLITGD; encoded by the coding sequence ATAAAGCAGGTTGTAAAAATTGGCGGTAGCTTATTTCCGGAAAATGCGATAGAATTGGCAAAAAAACTTAAAAATACTAATTCATTAATTATTTTGGGTGGTGGTGAATTTGCAAATCTTATTCGCAAATATGACTCAAATTTAACTTTTTCTAGTGAAGTAACTCATTATACTGCAATTGATTGTATGGATATAATTGCAAAATTGGTTAATGATAAGGTTGAATCTGCTAGATTAGTTTATTCTATTGATGAGGCTCAAAAAGTATCTGATAAAAATTTAACACCAATTTTTGTCGTTTCTGATTTCTTAAAAAAAGAAGATCCTTTTGAATGCTCATGGGATGTCACTTCTGATTCCATTGCTGCATATATTTCACACCTTTTAAATGCAAACCTTTTAATAGTAACAAATGTAAATGGTATATATACCCGAGAACCAAGTGAGGAAGGTTCAAAATTTATTGATAAAATTGATGCAAAAAAACTGCTAACTTTTGAAGAGTCATCAATTGATTTAATGTTGCCTTCTCTATTAATTGAATTCGGGACTAATTGTTATGTTGTAAATGGAATGTATCCTGAAAGGGTCTTATCTCTTATAGATGATAATATAAATGATTACAATTTCGATTACACACTAATAACAGGTGATTAG
- a CDS encoding zinc finger domain-containing protein, producing the protein MKEVECISCKQEIPLTGPFVEFECPECGAKIARCEKCRTFGHAYKCECGFEGP; encoded by the coding sequence ATGAAAGAAGTAGAATGTATTTCATGCAAACAAGAAATTCCATTAACTGGACCATTTGTTGAATTCGAATGCCCAGAATGTGGAGCTAAAATCGCAAGATGTGAAAAATGTCGTACCTTTGGTCACGCTTACAAATGTGAATGTGGATTTGAAGGTCCTTAG
- a CDS encoding elongation factor 1-beta, which yields MADVLATMKIMPESPEVDLEALKETIQNGLPEDAEFQNITEEPIAFGLVALILNFTIEDGEGGTESTEEFISGLDDVASIEITGIGRLM from the coding sequence ATGGCAGATGTATTAGCAACTATGAAAATTATGCCTGAAAGTCCTGAAGTAGACTTAGAAGCATTAAAAGAAACTATTCAAAATGGATTACCGGAAGATGCTGAATTCCAAAATATTACTGAAGAACCAATCGCTTTTGGTTTAGTAGCTTTAATCTTAAACTTCACTATTGAAGATGGTGAAGGTGGAACTGAATCTACAGAAGAATTCATCTCTGGTTTAGATGACGTAGCTAGTATTGAAATTACTGGTATTGGAAGATTAATGTAG
- a CDS encoding MarR family winged helix-turn-helix transcriptional regulator — protein sequence MKNYEDIINNSPFILNHLISLKETHDYYLKQFLKETEITYSQYYMFMLLYYEPNVNQSDIAKACFMNRSGVSRAFSDFEKKGLIERKINPNNKREYITTLTDKGLKTARFLEEKELEWDAMICEELDLTHSELMDSLSKLSMKSLLFNRKNF from the coding sequence ATGAAAAATTATGAAGATATTATAAATAATTCACCATTCATTTTAAATCATTTAATTTCACTTAAGGAAACTCATGATTACTATTTAAAGCAATTTCTTAAAGAAACCGAAATAACTTATTCTCAATATTATATGTTTATGCTTCTTTATTATGAACCTAATGTCAATCAGTCAGACATTGCAAAAGCATGCTTTATGAATCGCAGTGGTGTGTCAAGAGCATTTTCAGATTTTGAAAAGAAAGGACTTATTGAACGTAAAATAAATCCTAATAATAAACGAGAATATATTACTACGCTAACTGATAAAGGATTAAAAACTGCCAGATTTTTGGAAGAAAAAGAGCTTGAATGGGATGCGATGATTTGTGAAGAACTAGATTTAACTCATAGTGAATTAATGGATTCACTTTCTAAATTATCTATGAAATCTTTATTGTTTAACAGAAAAAATTTCTAA
- a CDS encoding tripartite tricarboxylate transporter permease, translating into MFELVIACFIGILIGTTTGMVPGIHVNTAGAILFASSTFLLTFLSPEFLCVLMVAMSIAHALIEFVPSMLLGVPEEGTATSILPGHRMVLQGRAKEVIRIVCVGGFGAIIVTILMLPVFNIVLPMLHEVSKPFTWMILLFASIYLIYSLTSTHRDFLWSLLLFVLSGILGWAIFQTPISSGVTLMCTFSGLFGISTILFSLNDNSTLPHQNSFYDLDIDLNKFKSIFAGGITGAILGFLPGFGPAQGTVIAQAASGASDNDDDDTVNFLLATSGLNISDCLFSLMAIYIIGNPRSGIAVYMSYLISQMTLNHLIIYIFASLLAVSVSLVLALKVGDSFSKLMGNVDYKKLSIGVILLQIVILFIFIFYYEAPLWYMILALITSTAMGMLPHYLGVGKSHLMGVLIIPAIIIYMQMFL; encoded by the coding sequence ATGTTTGAATTAGTAATTGCATGTTTTATAGGAATATTGATTGGTACAACAACAGGAATGGTGCCGGGAATTCATGTCAATACGGCAGGAGCAATACTTTTTGCTTCATCTACATTTTTGCTGACTTTTTTAAGTCCTGAATTTCTTTGTGTGCTGATGGTTGCAATGTCAATTGCACATGCGTTAATTGAATTTGTTCCCTCAATGCTTTTAGGTGTTCCCGAAGAAGGAACGGCCACATCAATTCTTCCAGGACATAGGATGGTATTGCAGGGCCGTGCAAAAGAGGTTATAAGGATTGTGTGTGTCGGAGGATTTGGTGCTATTATTGTTACAATATTGATGCTTCCTGTTTTCAATATTGTTTTGCCAATGTTGCATGAAGTGTCGAAGCCATTTACATGGATGATCTTACTTTTTGCTTCTATTTATTTAATTTATTCTCTTACAAGCACTCACAGGGACTTTTTATGGTCATTGCTTCTGTTTGTACTTTCAGGAATTTTGGGCTGGGCGATTTTTCAAACTCCCATATCTTCAGGTGTCACATTAATGTGTACCTTTTCGGGCTTATTTGGAATAAGTACAATTTTATTTAGTTTAAATGACAATTCCACACTTCCACATCAAAATTCCTTTTATGATTTGGATATTGATTTAAATAAGTTCAAAAGTATTTTTGCAGGAGGCATCACTGGTGCTATTTTGGGATTTTTACCAGGTTTCGGACCGGCTCAGGGAACAGTTATTGCACAGGCCGCCAGCGGAGCCAGTGATAATGATGACGATGATACAGTTAATTTTTTGCTTGCTACTTCTGGGCTGAACATTTCGGATTGTCTTTTTTCATTGATGGCGATTTACATTATTGGTAATCCTAGAAGTGGAATTGCGGTTTACATGTCTTATCTTATTTCACAGATGACTTTAAACCATTTGATAATTTATATTTTTGCTTCACTTCTTGCAGTATCAGTATCATTGGTTTTGGCATTGAAAGTAGGTGACTCATTTTCTAAACTGATGGGCAATGTTGATTATAAAAAACTTTCAATAGGGGTTATATTGCTTCAAATAGTAATCTTATTTATTTTCATATTCTATTATGAGGCACCTTTGTGGTATATGATTTTAGCTTTAATAACATCAACCGCTATGGGAATGCTGCCTCATTATTTGGGTGTTGGTAAATCTCATCTGATGGGAGTTTTGATTATTCCCGCCATTATTATATATATGCAGATGTTTTTGTAG
- a CDS encoding methyltransferase, with amino-acid sequence MKGKCGCGKNCYTDFENLDEKIEKLHECKNCEDIQIKKFSPLKEVIDFNELTGDYKKCICGKRPIDIVMSHILKIMIEENIAPENASLRRNSPVPLSEFYYSSLNPQFINEKSLILLHPDFNNEIAKILINEVPEVKGVLKGSPQDTVGQLNKNSEINHFELLEGCDVQTNVMRTILGDKIIINKHQSKHHIEVAPTTESKLIKLHNYLDNNDIKTGTAIDAMCGSGAIGTYLLKYGFKKVIFNDIYPEAIDNLKETLKVNKVNGDYEIYNEAFEDLKVEKVDLCVIDAFPNDDAEEIIKKAEKIADNVLII; translated from the coding sequence ATGAAAGGAAAATGTGGCTGCGGAAAAAATTGTTATACAGACTTTGAAAATTTAGATGAAAAAATTGAAAAATTGCATGAATGCAAAAATTGTGAAGATATTCAAATCAAGAAATTTAGTCCATTAAAAGAGGTTATCGATTTTAATGAATTAACTGGAGATTATAAAAAATGCATTTGCGGCAAAAGACCAATCGACATTGTTATGAGCCATATACTAAAAATAATGATTGAAGAAAATATTGCTCCAGAAAATGCTTCACTTCGTCGAAACAGCCCAGTTCCCTTAAGTGAATTCTATTACAGCAGCTTAAATCCACAGTTCATCAATGAAAAATCATTAATTTTATTACATCCAGATTTCAACAATGAAATAGCCAAAATATTAATTAATGAAGTTCCAGAAGTAAAAGGAGTTCTAAAGGGAAGTCCTCAGGATACTGTTGGACAACTTAATAAAAATAGCGAAATCAATCATTTTGAATTGCTCGAAGGCTGTGACGTGCAGACAAATGTTATGAGAACAATACTTGGAGATAAAATAATAATCAACAAGCATCAAAGCAAACACCACATCGAAGTTGCTCCAACAACAGAATCAAAGTTAATTAAGCTTCACAACTATCTGGATAACAATGACATCAAAACCGGTACTGCAATCGATGCAATGTGCGGCAGTGGCGCCATAGGAACATACCTGTTAAAATATGGATTTAAAAAGGTAATTTTTAATGATATTTATCCTGAAGCCATTGATAATTTAAAAGAAACATTAAAAGTTAATAAAGTTAATGGAGATTATGAAATATACAACGAGGCTTTTGAAGATTTAAAAGTCGAAAAAGTTGATTTATGCGTAATTGATGCATTTCCAAATGATGATGCAGAAGAAATAATAAAAAAAGCAGAAAAAATAGCAGATAATGTTTTAATTATCTGA
- a CDS encoding CpaF family protein: MNQVKNTNNLIQTYEVFKQKYTPQEEALLVEIRENLVDLAISTGENFQLDENKLLKDIKNFLLSRLSFESDNVSNEYVDSLAQKLLQDIVGYGQIDPLVHDDDLEEIMIIGINKPVFVYHRKYGMMKTNIVFRDEEELIDLIDVMARQINRRIDQESPILDGRLRDGSRINATIPPVSADGPSLTIRKFKKDPLTIVDLIKFNTISIELAAFLWLCFDGLGVKSANAIISGGTSSGKTTTLNALTALINPKERIITIEDTLELQIPHEHVIRMETRPSNTENRGELTMNDLVKNSLRQRPDRIIVGEVRANEAITLFTALNTGHSGFGTLHSNDARETITRLTNDPMSVPEIMITAIDFIIMQNRIYRPDGVSYRRISEVAEVVGIEEGTVQLNKIFEWNPESDKIENVSIASKTLTEIAKLTGQTLNDLYKEIGNRQLVLEHMINKNIRSVEGVQAVLELYYKNPQNVLSQIIKGQ; encoded by the coding sequence ATGAATCAAGTAAAAAATACCAATAATCTAATACAGACTTACGAAGTATTTAAACAGAAATATACTCCTCAGGAGGAAGCTCTTTTAGTAGAAATCCGAGAAAATCTTGTTGATTTAGCAATTTCTACTGGTGAGAATTTCCAGCTTGATGAAAATAAATTACTGAAAGACATTAAAAATTTTTTACTTTCCAGACTCTCTTTTGAATCAGATAATGTGTCAAATGAATATGTTGATTCGCTTGCTCAGAAATTGCTTCAGGATATAGTTGGATATGGTCAGATAGATCCGTTAGTTCATGATGATGATTTGGAAGAGATAATGATAATTGGCATAAACAAGCCCGTTTTTGTATATCACAGGAAATACGGTATGATGAAAACGAATATTGTATTTAGGGATGAAGAGGAATTGATAGACCTTATTGATGTAATGGCAAGACAAATCAACAGGAGAATAGACCAGGAATCACCTATACTTGATGGTAGACTAAGGGATGGGTCAAGAATAAATGCAACTATTCCTCCTGTTTCTGCTGATGGCCCTTCATTGACTATTCGTAAATTCAAAAAAGACCCTTTAACTATAGTTGATTTAATTAAATTCAATACGATATCTATTGAACTTGCTGCATTCTTATGGTTATGTTTTGATGGTTTGGGCGTTAAATCAGCTAATGCTATTATCTCTGGAGGAACAAGTTCAGGTAAGACTACAACATTGAATGCATTGACTGCTTTGATTAATCCGAAAGAGAGGATTATTACAATAGAGGATACATTGGAGCTTCAAATTCCTCATGAACATGTGATAAGGATGGAAACAAGACCATCTAATACAGAAAATCGTGGAGAACTGACGATGAATGATCTTGTTAAAAACTCATTGAGGCAAAGGCCTGACCGTATAATTGTGGGAGAAGTTCGTGCAAATGAGGCTATAACATTATTTACTGCATTAAATACTGGACATTCAGGTTTTGGAACATTGCATTCAAATGATGCAAGAGAAACAATTACAAGGCTAACTAATGATCCAATGTCTGTTCCTGAAATTATGATAACAGCTATTGATTTTATTATTATGCAAAATAGAATTTATCGTCCTGATGGGGTGTCATATAGAAGAATCAGTGAAGTTGCAGAAGTTGTTGGCATTGAAGAGGGTACGGTTCAACTGAATAAGATATTTGAATGGAATCCTGAATCGGATAAAATAGAAAATGTCAGTATCGCTTCAAAAACATTAACAGAAATAGCTAAATTAACCGGACAGACATTAAATGATTTATATAAAGAAATTGGAAATCGTCAATTGGTTTTGGAGCACATGATTAATAAGAATATTCGTTCGGTTGAGGGTGTTCAGGCGGTATTGGAATTGTATTACAAAAATCCTCAAAATGTTTTAAGTCAGATTATCAAAGGACAGTGA